Proteins encoded by one window of Companilactobacillus ginsenosidimutans:
- a CDS encoding PIN/TRAM domain-containing protein encodes MRKFLVNAIFALIGIAVGVTVLPYLWRATGMGDQRIVNNGYVDGLTGGLIFYFFSFPFVQPINNLNARIEKSLGSRSPQYIIFGAIFLIGGLILANIISIPFYMMSSLIFNTIIPLILMIIFGFIGFRIGTTRRNDWRSFSLTRKNKSNEKADKDGQIIERSTEKDFYPYKILDTSVIIDGRVHQLAQTGFLEGKIMIPDFVVHELQLISDSSDNQKRERGRRGLDILNEMRMDQTIKYETTTRDYDNIPEVDNKLLKLAKEIGGAVLTNDYNLNKVSEFQNVKVLNINELAKVLKPMVLPGETMTVKVIKEGTEREQGVAYLEDGTMVVVEEGKYFINKSLDVVVTSALQTDAGKMIFAKPAHSFNGIQEKNPKKPTDNKSGNTTRKRGERKSGKQGK; translated from the coding sequence ATGCGCAAATTTTTAGTTAATGCAATTTTTGCATTGATTGGTATTGCGGTCGGAGTGACTGTTTTACCTTATCTCTGGCGCGCAACCGGAATGGGTGATCAACGTATTGTTAATAATGGGTATGTCGACGGACTTACTGGTGGCCTTATTTTTTATTTCTTTTCATTTCCTTTCGTCCAACCAATTAACAATTTAAATGCTCGAATCGAGAAAAGTCTTGGTTCGCGTTCACCACAGTACATTATTTTTGGAGCTATTTTCCTTATTGGAGGATTGATTCTAGCAAATATCATTTCGATTCCGTTTTATATGATGTCATCATTAATATTCAACACTATTATTCCTTTGATCCTTATGATCATTTTCGGATTCATCGGATTTCGAATTGGTACGACTAGAAGAAATGATTGGCGCAGTTTTTCTTTGACCAGAAAGAACAAGTCAAATGAAAAAGCTGATAAGGACGGTCAGATAATTGAACGTTCAACTGAGAAAGATTTTTACCCTTACAAAATTTTGGATACATCAGTTATTATTGATGGACGTGTTCACCAATTGGCACAGACAGGATTTTTGGAAGGTAAAATTATGATTCCTGATTTTGTTGTTCATGAATTACAATTGATTTCAGATTCGTCCGACAATCAAAAGCGTGAACGTGGTCGTCGTGGATTAGACATTTTAAATGAAATGAGAATGGATCAAACCATTAAATATGAAACGACAACTAGGGATTATGACAATATTCCGGAAGTTGATAATAAGCTGCTGAAATTAGCCAAAGAAATTGGTGGTGCAGTTTTGACAAACGATTATAATTTAAACAAGGTTAGTGAATTTCAGAATGTTAAAGTTTTGAATATTAACGAACTTGCCAAAGTCTTGAAACCTATGGTTTTGCCAGGAGAGACTATGACTGTTAAAGTTATAAAAGAAGGTACCGAGCGTGAACAAGGTGTAGCATATCTTGAAGACGGAACAATGGTGGTTGTTGAAGAAGGTAAATATTTCATTAATAAATCACTAGATGTCGTCGTTACTAGTGCATTACAAACAGATGCTGGTAAAATGATATTTGCTAAACCTGCTCATTCGTTTAATGGTATCCAAGAAAAGAATCCGAAGAAGCCAACGGATAACAAATCAGGTAATACAACACGTAAAAGGGGAGAACGTAAAAGTGGCAAACAAGGCAAATAA